From the genome of Ziziphus jujuba cultivar Dongzao chromosome 4, ASM3175591v1:
TATCTGGtacaacaaattaaagaaaaaattacaaactaaattaagaaaacaaagtaaaaaatgaaataataatataattgacATTTTTCCTAACCGGATCAAGTAGGTCCGACAGTTACGTAGTTAGAATCACATCCAAAATCCGATTTATTCTTTGCATGGCATCGTCACGACATGTCGTCATCTGATTATAGTTTGCCTCATGCTGTTTAAGCGCACAGTCAAGTCCTACAGCCCCTAGCCCAGCTCCTTGCCCAGCCCCTCGCCAAGATCTTGCCCAGCTCCTTCTCTAGCTCCATGTAGAGCTCCATGCCCAGCCCCTTGCCCAGTTCCTTGCCCAGCCTCTAGCCCAGCTCTACAGCTAGCTCCATGCCTCTCCCACGGAATTGCCTCATGTCGTTCAAGCACCCAGTCAAGTCCTTCAACCCTTGGCCCAACTCGTTGCACATCTCCTGGCCAATGTGCTAGACCATCTTCTGGTTGGTTCTTAGGCAGTCCAGCCAAAATTTGCAGCAATCGACCTtcttttgatgacattttactCAGCATTGCTATTGTTGCCTGATTTGTTTTCTTGCATTGTTTCGCTTTCTCCAACATCGTGCACATGTTTAAAATATGAGTAGCCCCGACAACCACATCCTCAATGATCTGTAAagatagaataaataaataaaataggataaaaaaacccaaaacagGAATTTACAGTCATTTGAAAGGAATCCAAAAGAAAACTAGCAACAGAGCAGAAAAAAACGGGGAATAGAATAGAAAAGGGTAAAATGATCTGGACAAAAGTAGAATATAATCTgatatatgcttttattttcataactcatttttgtaaagaaaaacTAGCATTATAAACCAttcattattgaaaattaattagtgGAACATTTATTCCTGTATTTTACTTGATCTTAGTTGTTTCTgttatgataattaatataacaGTTCCAAGTCAATTTCAAAACTGGACATTTTATGCGAATAACATTTCAAGATGTAGTTAATCCATCAGAATTTCATTCAGCAGCAATAATGATACAATTTATTGTTCAGCTTCCGTCCATACATTATTGTATTCCCCCAGAATATTTAGCAAGTGGTTATGAACTTGAACTGTAATTTGAAATATCCgttgcaacaaattaaaaaacaaattacaaaataaattaagaaaacaaggtaaaaaatgaaataataacataattaacATTTTTACTAACCGGATCAAGCAGGTCCTACAGTTATGTTGCAAGAATCACATCCAAAATCtgatttattctttacatgGCATAGTCACGACATATCATCATCTGATTATAATTTGCCTCATGCTGTCCAAGCGCACAGTCAAGTCCTACAGCCCCTAACCCAGCTCCTTGCCCAGCCCCTTGCCCAGCATTTTGCCCAGTTCCATCTCTAGCTCCATGCCGAGCACCTTGCCCAACTCCTGGCCCAACCTCTGTCCCAGCTCCATTTCCAGCTCCATGCCCTTCCCACGGAATTGCCTCATGCTGTCCAATCACCCAGTCAAGTCCTTCAACCCCTGGCCCAACTCGTTGCCTAGTCCTTGGCCCAGCTCATCGACCAGCCTCTTGCCAAACCTCTTGCAGATCTTCTGACCAATGTGCTGGATCATCTTTTGGTTGGTTCCAGGCAGTCCAGCCAAAATTTGCAGCAATCGACCTTCTTCTGATGACATTTGCCTCAGCATTGCTATTGTTGCCTGATGTATTTTATTGCGTTGTTTCGCTTTCTCCAACATCGTGCACATGTTTAAAATATGAGTAGCCCCGACAACCGCATCCCCAATGATCTGTAACGATAgaataagcaaataaaatagGATAAAAAAACCCAAACAGGCGTTTACAGTCATTTGAAAGGAATCCGAAGGAAAACTAGCAACAGAGCAGAACAAAACGAGGAATAGAACAGAAAAGGGTAAAATGATCTGGACAAAAGTAGAATATAATCTgatatatgcttttattttcataactcatttttgtaaagaaaaacTAGCATTATAAATCTTTCCATGAAaccatttattattgaaaattaattagtgGAACATTTATTCCCGTATTTTACTTGATCATAGTTGTTTCGGTTACGATAATTAATATAACAGTTCCAAGTCAATTTCAAAATTGGACATTTTGTGCGAGTAACATTTCAAGATGTAGTTAATCCATTAGAGTTTCATTCAGCAGCAATAATGATGAAATTTGTTGTTCAGCTTCCGTCCATGCATTATTGTATTCCCCTAGAATTTTTTGCAAGTGGTTATGAACTTGAATTGTAATTTGAAATATCTgttacaacaaattaaaaaaaaattccaaaataaattaagaaaacaaagtaaaaaatgaaataataacataattgatattttttctaACCGGATCAAGCAGGTCCGACAGTTATGTAGCAAGAATCACATAAAAATCTGATTTATTCTTTGCATGGCATAGTCACAACATATCGTCATCTGATTATAATTCGCCTCATGCTGTCTAAGCGCACAGTCAAGTTCTACAGCCCCTAGCCCAGCTCGTTCCCCAGTCCCTCACCCAGCATCTTGCCCAGCGCCTTCTCTAGTTTCATGCCGAGCTCCATGCCCAGTTTCTTGCCCAGCTCCTGGCCTAGCCTCTGTCCCAGCTCCATGGCCAGCTCCATGCCCCTCCCACGGAATTGCCTCATGCTGTCCAAGCACCCAGTCAAGTCCTTCAACCCCTGGCCCAACTCGTTGCCTAGTCCTTGGCCCAGCTCCTTGACCAGCAATTTGGCAAACCTCTTGCACATCTCCTGACCAATGCGTTGGATCATCTGCTGGTTGGTTCTAAGGCAGTCCAGCCAAAATTTGCAGCAATTGACCTtcttttgatgacattttactCAGCATTGCTATTGTTGCCTGATGTATTTTATTGCGTTGTTTCGCTTTCTCCAACATCGTGCACATGTTTAAAATACGAGTAGCCCCGACAACCGCAAGCTCAATGATCTGTAACgatataataaacaaataaagtaggataaaaaaaccaaaacaggCATTTACAGTCCTTTGAAAGGAATCCATAAGAAAACTAGCAATAGAGCAGAAAAAAATGGGGAATAGAATTGAAAAGGGTAAAAAGATCTGGACAAAAGTAGAATATAATCTgatatatgcttttatttttataactcATTTTTGTAAAGAAGAACTAGCATTATAAATCTTTCCATGAAaccatttattattgaaaattaattagtgGAACATTCATTCCTGTATTTTACTTGATCttagttgtttatgttctgatAATTAATATAACAGTTCCAAGTCAATCTCAAAACTGCGCATTTTTTGACAGTAACATTTCAAGATGTAGTTAATCCATCAGAGTTTCATTCAGCAGCAATAATGATGTAATTTGTTGTTCAGCTTCCGTCCACGCATTATGGTATTCCGCCAGAATTTTTTGCAAGTGATTATGAACTTGAATTGTAATTTGAAATATCTattacaacaaattaaaaaaaaaatttcaaaataaattaagaaaaaaacataaaaaatgaaataataacataatttacatttttactaACCGGACCAAGCAGCTCCGACAGTTATGTAGCAAGAATCTCATCCAAAATCTGATTTATTCTTTGCATGGCATCGTCAAGACATACCGCCATCGGATTATAGTTTGCCTTATGCTGTTCATGCGCACAATTAACTCCTACAGCCCCCAGCCCAGCTCCTTGCCCAGCCCCTCGTCCAGCATCTTGCCCAGCTCCTTCTCTAGCTCCATGCCGAGCTCCATGCCCAGCCCCTCGCCCAGTTACTTGCCCAGCCTCTTGCCCAGTTCTAGGGCCAGCTCCATGCCCCTCCCACGGAATTGCCTCATGTCGTCCAAGCACCCAGTCAAGTGCTTCAACCCCTGGCCCAACTCGTCGCCCAGCTCCTTGAACAGCCTCTTGTCAAACCTCTTGCACATCTCCTAACCAATGTGCTAGATCATCTGCTGGTTGGTTCTGAAGCAGTCCAGCCAAAATTTGCAGCAATCGATCTTCTTTTGATGACACTTGACTCAGCATCGCTATTGTTGCCTGATGTATTTTATTGCGTTGTTTTGATTTCTCCAACATCGTGCACCTATTTAAAATATGAGTAGCTTCGACAGCCGCATGCCCAATGATCTGTAATGatagaataaacaaataaaaaataaataaataaacaaaaaggaaattacATGAGATGAAAATACTAACTTATAGATGTATGAGAGGCTCTTTCTCATTGACCAATTCAacgattttttgaaataatccaAGTCCTCAGCCTGCGACTGTGACCGAATTTCCAAAAGGGTTTGGACCCATAATACTGCTTTGACTTATTGTTTTATTCTAAGGGATTGCCAAACGCAcgaccaaataaaatataaaaaattattcgaTTTCTAGAGTACCACGCCACATGTAATATGCTCAAACTGTACAGGATATACCAGAACCAGCCAATAAAGatttaaaaagtcaatttcTAAGAAACTGTGTAACAATGCACAAGAATGAATAGGataatttcagcccaaaaaaaaaaagaataaataggaTAAAAAATCCCAAATAGGCGTTTAGAGTCTTTTGAAAGAGAATCCAAAAGAAAACACGCAACAGAGTAGAAAAGACAGGGAACAGAATAGAAAAGGGTAAAAAGATCTGCACAAAGATAGAATATAGTCTGATATATGCGTTTATTTTCATAACTCATTTTTGTTAAGAAAAACTAACGTTATAAATCTTTCCAtgaaatcatttattattgaaaattaattagtgGAACATTTGTTCCTGTATTTTACTTGATCTTAGTTATTTCTGTtctgataattaatatagtaattcCAAGTCAATCTCAAAACTGGACATTTTGTGCGAGTAACACTTCAAGATGTGGTTAATCCATCAGAGTTTCATTTGGCAGCAATAAGGATGCAATTTGCTGTTCAACTTTCGTCCATGCATTATTGTATTCCCCCAGAATTTTTTGCAAGTGGTTATAAACTTGTATTGTAATTTGAAACATCTAttacaacaaattaaagaaaaaatttcaaaataaattaagaaaacaaagtaaaaaatgaaataataacataattgacATTTTTACTAACCGGATCAAGTAGGTCCGACAGTTATGTAGCAAGAATCACATCAAAAATCTGATTTATTCTTTGCATGACATAGTCACCATATATCGTCATCTGATTATAATTCGCCTCATGCTGTCAAAGCGCACAGTCAAGTCCTACAGTCCCTAGCCCAGCTCCTTGCCCAGCCCCTCGCCTAGCATCTTGCCCAGCTCCTTCTCTAGCTCCACGACGAGCTCCATGCCCAGCCCCTTGCCCAGCTCCTAGCCCAGCCTTTGTCCCAGCTCCATGCCCCTCCCACGGAATTGCCTCATACTGTCCAAGCACCCAGTCAAGTGCTTCAACCCCTGGCCCAACTTGTTGCCCAGTCCTTGGACCAGCTCCTTGAAAAGCCTCTTGCCAACCCTTTTGCACATCTCCTGACCAATGTGCTGGATCATCTGCTGGTTGGTTCTGAGGCAGTCCAGCCAAAATTTATAGCAATCGACCTTCTTTTGATCACATTTAACTCAGCATCGCTATTGTTGCCTGATGTATTTTATTGCGTTGTTTCGCTTTCTCCAACATTGTGTACATGTTTAAAATATGAGTAGCCTTGACAGCCGCATGCCCAATGATCTGTAACGatagaataaacaaataaaaaaacaaaaaggaaattaaatgaGATGAAAATACTAACTTGTGGATGTATGAGAAGCTCTTTCTCGTAGACCAGTTCAacgattttttgaaataattcaaGTCCTCAGCCTGCGACTGTGACCGGATTTTCAAAAGGGTTTGGACCCGTAATACTGCTTTGACTCATTGTTTTATTCTAAGGGACTGCAAAATGCACgactaaataaaatataaaaaattattcgaTTTCTAGAGTACCCCGCCACATATAATATGCTCAAACTGTACAGGATATACAAGAACCAGccaattaagatttaaaaagtcaatttcTAAGAAACTGTGCACAAGAATGAATAGGATAATTTCAGccccaaaaaaagaataaataggaTAAAAATTCCCAAACAGGCGTTTAGAGTCTTTTGAAAGAGAATCCAAAAGAAAACAAGCAACAGAGTAGAAAAGACGGGGAATAGAATAGAAAAGGGTAAAAAGATCTGGACAAAAATGGAATATAATCTGATATATGTGTTTATTTTCATAACTCATTTTTGTTAAGAAAAACTAACGTTATAAATCTTTCCAtgaaatcatttattattgaaaattaattagtgGAACATTTATTCCTGTATTTTACTTGATCTTAGTTGTTTCTGTTCTGATAATTAATATAGCAATTCCAAGTCAATCTCAAAACTGGACATTTTGTGCGAGTAACATTTCAAGATGTGGTTAATCCATCAGAGTTTCATTCAGCAGCAATAATGATGCAATTTGTTGTTCAACTTCCGTCCATGCATTATTGTATTCCCCCAGAATTTTTTGCAAGTGGTTATAAACTTGTATTGTAATTTGAAACATCTGTTAcgataaattaaagaaaaaattacaaaataaattaagaaaacaaagtaaaaaatgacataataacataattgatatttttactaACCGGATCAAGTAGGTCCGACAGTTATGTAGCAAGAATCACATCCAAAATCTTATTCTTTGCATGGCATAGTCACCACATATCGTCATCTGATTATAATTCGTCTCATGCTGTCCAAGCGCACAGTCAAGTTCTACTGTCCCTAGCCCAGTTCCTTGCCCAGCCCCTCGCCCAGCATCTTGCCCAGCTCCTTCTCTAGCTTCATGACGAGCTCCATGTCCAGCCCCTTGCCCAGCTCCATGGCCAGCTCCATGCGCCTCCCACGGAATTGCCTCATGCTGTCCAAGCACCCAGTCAAGTCCTTCAACCCCTGACCCAACTCGTTGCCCAGTCCTTGGCCCAGCTCCTTGACCAGCCTCTTGCCAAACCTCTTACACATCTCCTGACCGTTGTGCTGGTTCATCTGCTGGTTGGTTCTGAGGCAGTCCAGCCAAAATTTGCAGCAATCGACCTTCTTTTGATGACATTTGACTCGGCATTGCTATTGTTGCctgatgtattttattactttGTTTCGCTTTCTCCAACATCGTGCACATGTTTAATGATCTGTAACGATAGaataaacaaaaaggaaattaaatgaGATGAAAATACTAACTTGTGGATGTATGAGAGGCTCCTTCTCGTTGACCAATTCAacgattttttgaaataatccaAGTCCTCAGTCTCCGACTGTGACTGGATTTCCAAAAGGGTTTGGACCCGTAGTACTGCTTTGACTCATTGTTTTATTCTAAGGGACTGCAAAACACAcgactaaaataaaatataaaaaaatattcgaTTTCTAGAGTACCCCGCCATATATAATATACTCAAATTGCACAGGACATACAAGAACCAGCCAATAAAGATTTAGAAAGTCAATTTTTAGGAAACTGTGTAACAATGCACAAGAATCAATAGGATAATTTCAgccccaaaacaaaaagaataaataggATAAAAAAACCCAAACAGGCATTTACagtcttttgaaagaaaatccaaaagaaAACTAGC
Proteins encoded in this window:
- the LOC107433874 gene encoding uncharacterized protein LOC107433874, with protein sequence MLEKAKQRNKIHQATIAMLRQMSSEEGRLLQILAGLPGTNQKMIQHIGQKICKRFGKRLHEAIPWEGHGAGNGAGTEVGPGVGQGARHGARDGTGQNAGQGAGQGAGLGAVGLDCALGQHEDLLDPIIEDVVVGATHILNMCTMLEKAKQCKKTNQATIAMLSKMSSKEGRLLQILAGLPKNQPEDGLAHWPGDVQRVGPRVEGLDWVLERHEAIPWERHGASCRAGLEAGQGTGQGAGHGALHGAREGAGQDLGEGLGKELG
- the LOC132803530 gene encoding uncharacterized protein LOC132803530; its protein translation is MLSQVSSKEDRLLQILAGLLQNQPADDLAHWLGDVQEGHGAGPRTGQEAGQVTGRGAGHGARHGAREGAGQDAGRGAGQGAGLGAVGVNCAHEQHKANYNPMAIIELAVVGATRILNMCTMLEKAKQRNKIHQNQPADDPTHWSGDVQEVCQIAGQGAGPRTRQRVGPGVEGLDWVLGQHEAIPWEGHGAGHGAGTEARPGAGQETGHGARHETREGAGQDAG